A genomic region of Eriocheir sinensis breed Jianghai 21 chromosome 42, ASM2467909v1, whole genome shotgun sequence contains the following coding sequences:
- the LOC127009985 gene encoding uncharacterized protein LOC127009985 isoform X22, whose product MWYWCAGYPFTGSLVTYTPRSFSASVVDSGVFPMWYWCAGYPFTGSLVTYTPRSFSASVVDSGVFPMWYWCAGYPFTGSLVTYTPRSFSASVVDSGVFPMWYWCAGYPFTGSLVTYTPRSFSASVVDSGVFPMWYWCAGYPFTGSLVTYTPRSFSASVVDSGVFPMWYWCAGYPFTGSLVTYTPRSFSASVVDSGVFPMWYWCAGYPLTGSLVTYTPRSFSASVVDSGVFPMWYWCAGYPFTGSLVTQTPMSFSASVVDSGVFPKWYWCAGYPFTGSPVTYTPRSFSASVVDSGVFPMWYWCAGYPFTGSPVTYTPRSFSASVVDSGVFPMWYWCAGYPFTGSLVTYTPRSFTASVVDSGVFPMWYWCAGYPLPRCRTFHFSSLNCSDHFLIHFCSLVMSSCWKSAVKWLNTLLDTHFYHY is encoded by the exons atgtggtactggtgtgctggatatcccttcactggtagcctggtaacatacactcccaggtctttctctgcctctgtggtggatagtggagtgtttcccatgtggtattggtgtgctggatatcccttcactggtagcctggtaacatacactcccag gtctttctctgcctctgtggtggatagtggagtgtttcccatgtggtattggtgtgctggatatcccttcactggtagcctggtaacatacactcccaggtctttctctgcctctgtggtggatagtggagtgtttcccatgtggtattggtgtgctggatatcccttcactggtagcctggtaacatacactcccaggtctttctctgcctctgtggtggatagtggagtgtttcccatgtggtattggtgtgctggatatcccttcactggtagcctggtaacatacactcccag gtctttctctgcctctgtggtggatagtggagtgtttcccatgtggtattggtgtgctggatatcccttcactggtagcctggtaacatacactcccaggtctttctctgcctctgtggtggatagtggagtctttcccatgtggtattggtgtgctggatatcccctcactggtagcctggtaacatacactcccag gtctttctctgcctctgtggtggatagtggagtgtttcccatgtggtattggtgtgctggatatcccttcactggtagcctggtaacacaaactcccatgtctttctctgcctctgtggtggatagtggagtgtttcccaagtggtattggtgtgctggatatcccttcactggtagcccggtaacatacactcccaggtctttctctgcctctgtggtggatagtggagtgtttcccatgtggtattggtgtgctggatatcccttcactggtagcccggtaacatacactcccaggtctttctctgcctctgtggtggatagtggagtgtttcccatgtggtattggtgtgctggatatcccttcactggtagcctggtaacatacactcccaggtctttcactgcctctgtggtggatagtggagtgtttcccatgtggtattggtgtgctggatatcccctcccaaggtgcaggacttttcatttttcttcattgaattgtagcgaccactttttgatccatttctgtagcttggtgatgtcttcttgttggaaatccgcagtcaagtggTTAAATACACTTCTAGACACacacttttatcattattag
- the LOC127009985 gene encoding uncharacterized protein LOC127009985 isoform X25 codes for MWYWCAGYPFTGSLVTYTPRSFSASVVDSGVFPMWYWCAGYPFTGSLVTYTPRSFSASVVDSGVFPMWYWCAGYPFTGSLVTYTPRSFSASVVDSGVFPMWYWCAGYPFTGSLVTQTPRSFSASVVDSGVFPMWYWCAGYPFTGSLVTQTPMSFSASVVDSGVFPMWYWCAGYPFTGSLVTYTPRSFSASVVDSGVFPMWYWCAGYPFTGSLVTYTPRSFSASVVDSGVFPMWYWCAGYPFTGSLVTQTPRSFSASVVDSGVFPMWYWCAGYPFTGSLVTYTPRSFSASVVDSGVFPMWYWCAGYPFTGSPVTYTPRSFSASVVDSGVFPMWYWCAGYPFTGSLVTYTPRSFTASVVDSGVFPMWYWCAGYPLPRCRTFHFSSLNCSDHFLIHFCSLVMSSCWKSAVKWLNTLLDTHFYHY; via the exons atgtggtactggtgtgctggatatcccttcactggtagcctggtaacatacactcccaggtctttctctgcctctgtggtggatagtggagtgtttcccatgtggtattggtgtgctggatatcccttcactggtagcctggtaacatacactcccag gtctttctctgcctctgtggtggatagtggagtgtttcccatgtggtattggtgtgctggatatcccttcactggtagcctggtaacatacactcccag gtctttctctgcctctgtggtggatagtggagtgtttcccatgtggtactggtgtgctggatatcccttcactggtagcctggtaacacaaactcccaggtctttctctgcctctgtggtggatagtggagtgtttcccatgtggtactggtgtgctggatatcccttcactggtagcctggtaacacaaactcccatgtctttctctgcctctgtggtggatagtggagtgtttcccatgtggtattggtgtgctggatatcccttcactggtagcctggtaacatacactcccaggtctttctctgcctctgtggtggatagtggagtgtttcccatgtggtattggtgtgctggatatcccttcactggtagcctggtaacatacactcccag gtctttctctgcctctgtggtggatagtggagtgtttcccatgtggtactggtgtgctggatatcccttcactggtagcctggtaacacaaactcccaggtctttctctgcctctgtggtggatagtggagtgtttcccatgtggtattggtgtgctggatatcccttcactggtagcctggtaacatacactcccag gtctttctctgcctctgtggtggatagtggagtgtttcccatgtggtattggtgtgctggatatcccttcactggtagcccggtaacatacactcccaggtctttctctgcctctgtggtggatagtggagtgtttcccatgtggtattggtgtgctggatatcccttcactggtagcctggtaacatacactcccaggtctttcactgcctctgtggtggatagtggagtgtttcccatgtggtattggtgtgctggatatcccctcccaaggtgcaggacttttcatttttcttcattgaattgtagcgaccactttttgatccatttctgtagcttggtgatgtcttcttgttggaaatccgcagtcaagtggTTAAATACACTTCTAGACACacacttttatcattattag
- the LOC127009985 gene encoding uncharacterized protein LOC127009985 isoform X3 has protein sequence MWYWCAGYPFTGSLVTYTPRSFSASVVDSGVFPMWYWCAGYPFTGSLVTYTPRSFSASVVDSGVFPMWYWCAGYPFTGSLVTYTPRSFSASVVDSGVFPMWYWCAGYPFTGSLVTQTPRSFSASVVDSGVFPMWYWCAGYPFTGSLVTQTPMSFSASVVDSGVFPMWYWCAGYPFTGSLVTYTPRSFSASVVDSGVFPMWYWCAGYPFTGSLVTYTPRSFSASVVDSGVFPMWYWCAGYPFTGSLVTYTPRSFSASVVDSGVFPMWYWCAGYPFTGSLVTYTPRSFSASVVDSGVFPMWYWCAGYPFTGSLVTYTPRSFSASVVDSGVFPMWYWCAGYPFTGSLVTYTPRSFSASVVDSGVFPMWYWCAGYPLTGSLVTYTPRSFSASVVDSGVFPMWYWCAGYPFTGSLVTQTPMSFSASVVDSGVFPKWYWCAGYPFTGSPVTYTPRSFSASVVDSGVFPMWYWCAGYPFTGSPVTYTPRSFSASVVDSGVFPMWYWCAGYPFTGSLVTYTPRSFTASVVDSGVFPMWYWCAGYPLPRCRTFHFSSLNCSDHFLIHFCSLVMSSCWKSAVKWLNTLLDTHFYHY, from the exons atgtggtactggtgtgctggatatcccttcactggtagcctggtaacatacactcccaggtctttctctgcctctgtggtggatagtggagtgtttcccatgtggtattggtgtgctggatatcccttcactggtagcctggtaacatacactcccag gtctttctctgcctctgtggtggatagtggagtgtttcccatgtggtattggtgtgctggatatcccttcactggtagcctggtaacatacactcccag gtctttctctgcctctgtggtggatagtggagtgtttcccatgtggtactggtgtgctggatatcccttcactggtagcctggtaacacaaactcccaggtctttctctgcctctgtggtggatagtggagtgtttcccatgtggtactggtgtgctggatatcccttcactggtagcctggtaacacaaactcccatgtctttctctgcctctgtggtggatagtggagtgtttcccatgtggtattggtgtgctggatatcccttcactggtagcctggtaacatacactcccaggtctttctctgcctctgtggtggatagtggagtgtttcccatgtggtattggtgtgctggatatcccttcactggtagcctggtaacatacactcccag gtctttctctgcctctgtggtggatagtggagtgtttcccatgtggtattggtgtgctggatatcccttcactggtagcctggtaacatacactcccaggtctttctctgcctctgtggtggatagtggagtgtttcccatgtggtattggtgtgctggatatcccttcactggtagcctggtaacatacactcccaggtctttctctgcctctgtggtggatagtggagtgtttcccatgtggtattggtgtgctggatatcccttcactggtagcctggtaacatacactcccag gtctttctctgcctctgtggtggatagtggagtgtttcccatgtggtattggtgtgctggatatcccttcactggtagcctggtaacatacactcccaggtctttctctgcctctgtggtggatagtggagtctttcccatgtggtattggtgtgctggatatcccctcactggtagcctggtaacatacactcccag gtctttctctgcctctgtggtggatagtggagtgtttcccatgtggtattggtgtgctggatatcccttcactggtagcctggtaacacaaactcccatgtctttctctgcctctgtggtggatagtggagtgtttcccaagtggtattggtgtgctggatatcccttcactggtagcccggtaacatacactcccaggtctttctctgcctctgtggtggatagtggagtgtttcccatgtggtattggtgtgctggatatcccttcactggtagcccggtaacatacactcccaggtctttctctgcctctgtggtggatagtggagtgtttcccatgtggtattggtgtgctggatatcccttcactggtagcctggtaacatacactcccaggtctttcactgcctctgtggtggatagtggagtgtttcccatgtggtattggtgtgctggatatcccctcccaaggtgcaggacttttcatttttcttcattgaattgtagcgaccactttttgatccatttctgtagcttggtgatgtcttcttgttggaaatccgcagtcaagtggTTAAATACACTTCTAGACACacacttttatcattattag
- the LOC127009985 gene encoding uncharacterized protein LOC127009985 isoform X11, with protein MWYWCAGYPFTGSLVTYTPRSFSASVVDSGVFPMWYWCAGYPFTGSLVTQTPMSFSASVVDSGVFPMWYWCAGYPFTGSLVTYTPRSFSASVVDSGVFPMWYWCAGYPFTGSLVTYTPRSFSASVVDSGVFPMWYWCAGYPFTGSLVTQTPRSFSASVVDSGVFPMWYWCAGYPFTGSLVTYTPRSFSASVVDSGVFPMWYWCAGYPFTGSLVTYTPRSFSASVVDSGVFPMWYWCAGYPFTGSLVTYTPRSFSASVVDSGVFPMWYWCAGYPFTGSLVTYTPRSFSASVVDSGVFPMWYWCAGYPLTGSLVTYTPRSFSASVVDSGVFPMWYWCAGYPFTGSLVTQTPMSFSASVVDSGVFPKWYWCAGYPFTGSPVTYTPRSFSASVVDSGVFPMWYWCAGYPFTGSPVTYTPRSFSASVVDSGVFPMWYWCAGYPFTGSLVTYTPRSFTASVVDSGVFPMWYWCAGYPLPRCRTFHFSSLNCSDHFLIHFCSLVMSSCWKSAVKWLNTLLDTHFYHY; from the exons atgtggtactggtgtgctggatatcccttcactggtagcctggtaacatacactcccag gtctttctctgcctctgtggtggatagtggagtgtttcccatgtggtactggtgtgctggatatcccttcactggtagcctggtaacacaaactcccatgtctttctctgcctctgtggtggatagtggagtgtttcccatgtggtattggtgtgctggatatcccttcactggtagcctggtaacatacactcccaggtctttctctgcctctgtggtggatagtggagtgtttcccatgtggtattggtgtgctggatatcccttcactggtagcctggtaacatacactcccag gtctttctctgcctctgtggtggatagtggagtgtttcccatgtggtactggtgtgctggatatcccttcactggtagcctggtaacacaaactcccaggtctttctctgcctctgtggtggatagtggagtgtttcccatgtggtattggtgtgctggatatcccttcactggtagcctggtaacatacactcccaggtctttctctgcctctgtggtggatagtggagtgtttcccatgtggtattggtgtgctggatatcccttcactggtagcctggtaacatacactcccaggtctttctctgcctctgtggtggatagtggagtgtttcccatgtggtattggtgtgctggatatcccttcactggtagcctggtaacatacactcccag gtctttctctgcctctgtggtggatagtggagtgtttcccatgtggtattggtgtgctggatatcccttcactggtagcctggtaacatacactcccaggtctttctctgcctctgtggtggatagtggagtctttcccatgtggtattggtgtgctggatatcccctcactggtagcctggtaacatacactcccag gtctttctctgcctctgtggtggatagtggagtgtttcccatgtggtattggtgtgctggatatcccttcactggtagcctggtaacacaaactcccatgtctttctctgcctctgtggtggatagtggagtgtttcccaagtggtattggtgtgctggatatcccttcactggtagcccggtaacatacactcccaggtctttctctgcctctgtggtggatagtggagtgtttcccatgtggtattggtgtgctggatatcccttcactggtagcccggtaacatacactcccaggtctttctctgcctctgtggtggatagtggagtgtttcccatgtggtattggtgtgctggatatcccttcactggtagcctggtaacatacactcccaggtctttcactgcctctgtggtggatagtggagtgtttcccatgtggtattggtgtgctggatatcccctcccaaggtgcaggacttttcatttttcttcattgaattgtagcgaccactttttgatccatttctgtagcttggtgatgtcttcttgttggaaatccgcagtcaagtggTTAAATACACTTCTAGACACacacttttatcattattag
- the LOC127009985 gene encoding uncharacterized protein LOC127009985 isoform X16: MWYWCAGYPFTGSLVTYTPRSFSASVVDSGVFPMWYWCAGYPFTGSLVTYTPRSFSASVVDSGVFPMWYWCAGYPFTGSLVTYTPRSFSASVVDSGVFPMWYWCAGYPFTGSLVTQTPRSFSASVVDSGVFPMWYWCAGYPFTGSLVTQTPMSFSASVVDSGVFPMWYWCAGYPFTGSLVTYTPRSFSASVVDSGVFPMWYWCAGYPFTGSLVTYTPRSFSASVVDSGVFPMWYWCAGYPFTGSLVTYTPRSFSASVVDSGVFPMWYWCAGYPLTGSLVTYTPRSFSASVVDSGVFPMWYWCAGYPFTGSLVTQTPMSFSASVVDSGVFPKWYWCAGYPFTGSPVTYTPRSFSASVVDSGVFPMWYWCAGYPFTGSPVTYTPRSFSASVVDSGVFPMWYWCAGYPFTGSLVTYTPRSFTASVVDSGVFPMWYWCAGYPLPRCRTFHFSSLNCSDHFLIHFCSLVMSSCWKSAVKWLNTLLDTHFYHY, from the exons atgtggtactggtgtgctggatatcccttcactggtagcctggtaacatacactcccaggtctttctctgcctctgtggtggatagtggagtgtttcccatgtggtattggtgtgctggatatcccttcactggtagcctggtaacatacactcccag gtctttctctgcctctgtggtggatagtggagtgtttcccatgtggtattggtgtgctggatatcccttcactggtagcctggtaacatacactcccag gtctttctctgcctctgtggtggatagtggagtgtttcccatgtggtactggtgtgctggatatcccttcactggtagcctggtaacacaaactcccaggtctttctctgcctctgtggtggatagtggagtgtttcccatgtggtactggtgtgctggatatcccttcactggtagcctggtaacacaaactcccatgtctttctctgcctctgtggtggatagtggagtgtttcccatgtggtattggtgtgctggatatcccttcactggtagcctggtaacatacactcccaggtctttctctgcctctgtggtggatagtggagtgtttcccatgtggtattggtgtgctggatatcccttcactggtagcctggtaacatacactcccag gtctttctctgcctctgtggtggatagtggagtgtttcccatgtggtattggtgtgctggatatcccttcactggtagcctggtaacatacactcccaggtctttctctgcctctgtggtggatagtggagtctttcccatgtggtattggtgtgctggatatcccctcactggtagcctggtaacatacactcccag gtctttctctgcctctgtggtggatagtggagtgtttcccatgtggtattggtgtgctggatatcccttcactggtagcctggtaacacaaactcccatgtctttctctgcctctgtggtggatagtggagtgtttcccaagtggtattggtgtgctggatatcccttcactggtagcccggtaacatacactcccaggtctttctctgcctctgtggtggatagtggagtgtttcccatgtggtattggtgtgctggatatcccttcactggtagcccggtaacatacactcccaggtctttctctgcctctgtggtggatagtggagtgtttcccatgtggtattggtgtgctggatatcccttcactggtagcctggtaacatacactcccaggtctttcactgcctctgtggtggatagtggagtgtttcccatgtggtattggtgtgctggatatcccctcccaaggtgcaggacttttcatttttcttcattgaattgtagcgaccactttttgatccatttctgtagcttggtgatgtcttcttgttggaaatccgcagtcaagtggTTAAATACACTTCTAGACACacacttttatcattattag
- the LOC127009985 gene encoding uncharacterized protein LOC127009985 isoform X27: MWYWCAGYPFTGSLVTYTPRSFSASVVDSGVFPMWYWCAGYPFTGSLVTYTPRSFSASVVDSGVFPMWYWCAGYPFTGSLVTYTPRSFSASVVDSGVFPMWYWCAGYPFTGSLVTQTPRSFSASVVDSGVFPMWYWCAGYPFTGSLVTQTPMSFSASVVDSGVFPMWYWCAGYPFTGSLVTYTPRSFSASVVDSGVFPMWYWCAGYPFTGSLVTYTPRSFSASVVDSGVFPMWYWCAGYPFTGSLVTYTPRSFSASVVDSGVFPMWYWCAGYPFTGSPVTYTPRSFSASVVDSGVFPMWYWCAGYPFTGSLVTYTPRSFTASVVDSGVFPMWYWCAGYPLPRCRTFHFSSLNCSDHFLIHFCSLVMSSCWKSAVKWLNTLLDTHFYHY; encoded by the exons atgtggtactggtgtgctggatatcccttcactggtagcctggtaacatacactcccaggtctttctctgcctctgtggtggatagtggagtgtttcccatgtggtattggtgtgctggatatcccttcactggtagcctggtaacatacactcccag gtctttctctgcctctgtggtggatagtggagtgtttcccatgtggtattggtgtgctggatatcccttcactggtagcctggtaacatacactcccag gtctttctctgcctctgtggtggatagtggagtgtttcccatgtggtactggtgtgctggatatcccttcactggtagcctggtaacacaaactcccaggtctttctctgcctctgtggtggatagtggagtgtttcccatgtggtactggtgtgctggatatcccttcactggtagcctggtaacacaaactcccatgtctttctctgcctctgtggtggatagtggagtgtttcccatgtggtattggtgtgctggatatcccttcactggtagcctggtaacatacactcccaggtctttctctgcctctgtggtggatagtggagtgtttcccatgtggtattggtgtgctggatatcccttcactggtagcctggtaacatacactcccag gtctttctctgcctctgtggtggatagtggagtgtttcccatgtggtattggtgtgctggatatcccttcactggtagcctggtaacatacactcccag gtctttctctgcctctgtggtggatagtggagtgtttcccatgtggtattggtgtgctggatatcccttcactggtagcccggtaacatacactcccaggtctttctctgcctctgtggtggatagtggagtgtttcccatgtggtattggtgtgctggatatcccttcactggtagcctggtaacatacactcccaggtctttcactgcctctgtggtggatagtggagtgtttcccatgtggtattggtgtgctggatatcccctcccaaggtgcaggacttttcatttttcttcattgaattgtagcgaccactttttgatccatttctgtagcttggtgatgtcttcttgttggaaatccgcagtcaagtggTTAAATACACTTCTAGACACacacttttatcattattag
- the LOC127009985 gene encoding uncharacterized protein LOC127009985 isoform X28: MWYWCAGYPFTGSLVTYTPRSFSASVVDSGVFPMWYWCAGYPFTGSLVTYTPRSFSASVVDSGVFPMWYWCAGYPFTGSLVTYTPRSFSASVVDSGVFPMWYWCAGYPFTGSLVTQTPRSFSASVVDSGVFPMWYWCAGYPFTGSLVTQTPMSFSASVVDSGVFPMWYWCAGYPFTGSLVTYTPRSFSASVVDSGVFPMWYWCAGYPFTGSLVTYTPRSFSASVVDSGVFPMWYWCAGYPFTGSLVTQTPRSFSASVVDSGVFPMWYWCAGYPFTGSLVTYTPRSFSASVVDSGVFPMWYWCAGYPFTGSLVTYTPRSFTASVVDSGVFPMWYWCAGYPLPRCRTFHFSSLNCSDHFLIHFCSLVMSSCWKSAVKWLNTLLDTHFYHY; the protein is encoded by the exons atgtggtactggtgtgctggatatcccttcactggtagcctggtaacatacactcccaggtctttctctgcctctgtggtggatagtggagtgtttcccatgtggtattggtgtgctggatatcccttcactggtagcctggtaacatacactcccag gtctttctctgcctctgtggtggatagtggagtgtttcccatgtggtattggtgtgctggatatcccttcactggtagcctggtaacatacactcccag gtctttctctgcctctgtggtggatagtggagtgtttcccatgtggtactggtgtgctggatatcccttcactggtagcctggtaacacaaactcccaggtctttctctgcctctgtggtggatagtggagtgtttcccatgtggtactggtgtgctggatatcccttcactggtagcctggtaacacaaactcccatgtctttctctgcctctgtggtggatagtggagtgtttcccatgtggtattggtgtgctggatatcccttcactggtagcctggtaacatacactcccaggtctttctctgcctctgtggtggatagtggagtgtttcccatgtggtattggtgtgctggatatcccttcactggtagcctggtaacatacactcccag gtctttctctgcctctgtggtggatagtggagtgtttcccatgtggtactggtgtgctggatatcccttcactggtagcctggtaacacaaactcccaggtctttctctgcctctgtggtggatagtggagtgtttcccatgtggtattggtgtgctggatatcccttcactggtagcctggtaacatacactcccaggtctttctctgcctctgtggtggatagtggagtgtttcccatgtggtattggtgtgctggatatcccttcactggtagcctggtaacatacactcccag gtctttcactgcctctgtggtggatagtggagtgtttcccatgtggtattggtgtgctggatatcccctcccaaggtgcaggacttttcatttttcttcattgaattgtagcgaccactttttgatccatttctgtagcttggtgatgtcttcttgttggaaatccgcagtcaagtggTTAAATACACTTCTAGACACacacttttatcattattag